The genomic region TTTTACCGAAGCCGCCATGGACTGGCTTGAGCGCGTGGACTGCCCGCTTACCTTTACGTCGCTTGAAGAGGGCATTGCCGACTACGTATGCGGCTATCTTGAAATGGATGATGCGTATTTGTAGGTCTGGTAAAGGCTGAGGTCGCGCGCTCTGATCAGGGCATGAGCCAACTGCCATTGGAAAAGGTCGATCGCATTTGCGAAGCGAGAGCGGCGGGATTCCGGGCATTGCCTCGAACCCCGCCGCTTGTTTTGGAGTGTCCTGTGGACAGGATTAACGCACCAGCCCGGCCTTGACCGCAAAGGGATCCCAGGACGGATCGCGGTGCGCGTCGTACTCAGTGATCTGCTCCAGCCAGTCGCCCAAAGGCTGACCGTACAGGCGGGATATGACCGCCAGGGTCATATCCATCCCGGCAGAAACGCCGGAAGAGCTGACCACGGCGCCGTCATCTACCCAGCGCGCCTGTTTGACCCAGTTCACCCTGGGGCCGGGCGCCGTAGAATCCTTGAAGGCCATTTTGTTTGTTGTGGCAGGTCTGCCGTCCAGAATGCCCGCTGCGGCCAGAAGCGACGCGCCGTTACACACGGACATGACGATCTTCGTCCTGGTCGCCTGGTCGCGCAGCCAGTCCAGAGTCGCAGTGTCGTTAACCAGGGGCACTGCCCCGACGCCGCCGGGCACCAGCAGGTAGTCCAGTT from Desulfovibrio sp. harbors:
- a CDS encoding DJ-1/PfpI family protein yields the protein MKYLPLQCLALAFMLLASALSVPARVQSPQSEEQVMYEVHPGKVSSQITVGVLIFPGFEMLDAYGPMEMWGSLKHAPARFWGGEEKRVGVKLVTIAATRGEIPSNQGPKTVADYSYADSPKLDYLLVPGGVGAVPLVNDTATLDWLRDQATRTKIVMSVCNGASLLAAAGILDGRPATTNKMAFKDSTAPGPRVNWVKQARWVDDGAVVSSSGVSAGMDMTLAVISRLYGQPLGDWLEQITEYDAHRDPSWDPFAVKAGLVR